The following coding sequences are from one Pocillopora verrucosa isolate sample1 chromosome 5, ASM3666991v2, whole genome shotgun sequence window:
- the LOC131795727 gene encoding polycystin-2-like protein 2, protein MANQWFALERGDGRIERVIDQTSNNLDFGNEVARRWRRGLAESHIWISVAAKLRKSRFTRVQRLSCCLSVLLTSMFANAMFYKLEGKYEQPIQVGPLKMSWRQVVTGIESALFVTPINIFTVFLFQKGAGKSSTNNDYCLKGTLISGMAWCLLFFSCTVSAAFSIFYSLVWEKSVSEQWLSSMLISFAQDVTIKEPVKVFFTALTFAAIFKIKAKKSKVHACESPQQVKSGYFKKHFWALQLSEVEEMRRRQAKKQNLTRYFTELGLYLVFVFLLMAVCYGNRNDHRYLMTKSIRDGLPNFGKVTNNTMYWSWLQRVFIPGVFSGRWYNGQRDEQTIYIGNKQSLLVGMARVRQLRVKTTKCKVLNYMCFKGYSTKNEDKTAYNKPGWRPVDSTVRNDELLQLCPKPWRYQHAEETDTRPRWGQFSFYDGGGFVADLGYDNLTGFSIVTNLQNNGWLDRQTRVVLAEFSTYNPSVNILGVATYFYEVDASGLKAASMQTHVLSLDSTDTPSHQFYLISLLLYIVFVFLYFGREIFRLYNHRSRYFKSIWNWVEVFQILFSLIAVVMYIIRQSKAISTMGKLHKNIYANLSFQEAITCQEVENVVLGILTFIVTTKLLRIIRFNNYVALFSTTLKISARSLSSFIIVLSIFFVAFLHFGVLMFGCVSETYSSVLKGAYFQLELTLGRVKARPINELAQANTIYAKIFAFLILFTLTILCMNIFIGIINDALLDAKNYVSESELYDLIDENRCSSSKERKEFFNAISNNLKQSRTSKTSAEVKDKESGNIGLYPTNSSNLNFDLISQAIMAWRKKRSRETIDKQQCSTRRQALFDRISNMLKSLKGESNEDCSKRREKKKVRFQEDVVESSLRKLRKREHDLLQRLGSIVSGFTAEDEEFDYLLRTAEVYLY, encoded by the exons ATGGCCAATCAGTGGTTTGCTCTTGAGCGCGGAGATGGGCGCATCGAGCGAGTAATCGACCAGACCTCAAATAATTTGGATTTTGGCAATGAAGTTGCAAGACGTTGGCGAAGAGGCCTTGCGGAGTCGCATATTTGGATTTCAGTAGCAGCCAAGCTGAGAAAAAGCCGCTTTACAAGAGTACAGCGGCTGTCTTGCTGCCTCTCAGTGCTTTTGACATCTATGTTTGCTAACGCGATGTTCTACAAGTTAGAGGGCAAATATGAACAGCCTATCCAAGTCGGACCGCTGAAAATGTCGTGGAGACAAGTGGTAACTGGAATTGAAAGCGCACTTTTTGTGACACCCATAAACATTTTTACAGTGTTTCTGTTTCAGAAAGGAGCTGGAAAGTCTTCCACGAACAATGACTATTGTCTTAAAGGTACCCTGATCTCTGGTATGGCTtggtgtttgttgtttttttcttgtactgtTTCAGCTGcgttttcaattttctacagtcTAGTTTGGGAAAAGAGTGTCAGTGAACAGTGGCTGTCTTCGATGCTTATCTCATTCGCGCAGGACGTAACAATCAAGGAACCAGTAAAGGTGTTCTTCACAGCTTTAACATTCGCGGCCATTTTTAAGATAAAGGCGAAGAAATCAAAAGTACACGCCTGCGAAAGCCCTCAGCAAGTTAAATCTGGGTactttaagaaacatttttgggCACTGCAATTATCAGAGGTGGAAGAGATGAGGAGACGACAAGCTAAGAAACAGAACCTGACACGTTATTTCACAGAGTTGGGTTTATACTTGGTCTTCGTTTTCTTGCTTATGGCAGTATGCTATGGAAACAGAAATGACCATCGGTACTTGATGACGAAATCAATCCGAGATGGACTACCAAACTTTGGCAAA GTGACAAACAATACAATGTACTGGAGCTGGTTACAGCGTGTTTTCATCCCAGGAGTGTTTTCCGGCAGATGGTACAACGGTCAAAGGGATGAGCAAACAATTTATATCGGTAATAAACAATCTCTTCTCGTCGGAATGGCTCGAGTAAGGCAACTCAGAGTGAAAACGA CGAAATGTAAAGTCCTAAACTATATGTGTTTCAAGGGATACTCGACAAAGAACGAAGACAAGACCGCCTACAACAAACCAGGCTGGAGGCCTGTCGACAGTACTGTGAGGAATGACGAGTTATTACAACTTTGCCCGAAGCCATGGCGATATCAACATGCCGAGGAAACCGACACTAGACCCAGGTGGGGACAGTTCTCCTTTTATGATGGAGGAGGATTTGTAGCAGACCTCGGGTATGATAACCTTACGGGCTTCAGCATagtaacaaatttacaaaacaacggTTGGCTTGACAGGCAAACCAGAGTTGTCCTGGCAGAGTTTTCCACATATAATCCGTCGGTGAATATTTTAGGGGTTGCCACATACTTCTATGAAGTTGATGCATCTGGACTGAAAGCAGCCTCCATGCAAACTCATGTTCTTTCACTCGATTCTACGGACACGCCCTCACatcagttttatttgatttccttGCTTCTGTACATTGTATtcgtttttttgtattttggaagggaaattttcagactttacAATCATCGTTCTCGATATTTCAAGTCTATCTGGAATTGGGTCGAGGTATTCCAGATTCTTTTTTCTCTGATTGCTGTGGTGATGTACATAATACGACAAAGTAAAGCCATTTCAACCATGGGCAAACTGCATAAAAACATTTATGCAAATCTAAGTTTCCAAGAAGCTATCACTTGCCAAGAAGTAGAAAATGTCGTACTGGGTATTCTCACTTTCATCGTCACCACCAAGCTATTGCGAATCATTCGCTTCAACAACTATGTTGCTCTATTCTCCACAACATTGAAGATATCTGCACGATCTTTGTCATCCTTTATCATCGTTTTATCCATTTTCTTTGTGGCATTTTTGCACTTCGGTGTCTTGATGTTTGGCTGTGTATCTGAGACCTACTCTTCGGTGCTAAAAGGAGCCTATTTCCAACTCGAGCTAACTCTTGGTCGAGTGAAAGCTCGACCAATCAATGAATTAGCACAGGCTAATACCATATACGCCAAAATATTCGCCTTCTTAATTCTCTTCACGCTCACTATTCTCTGTATGAACATCTTTATCGGCATAATCAACGATGCTCTTTTGGATGCTAAGAACTATGTGAGCGAAAGTGAGCTGTATGATCTTATCGATGAGAACCGTTGTTCGagctcaaaagaaagaaaagaatttttcaATGCAATCAGTAACAATTTGAAACAGTCGAGAACCTCCAAAACGTCGGCAGAAGTGAAGGACAAAGAATCAGGAAACATTGGCCTTTACCCCACGAACAGTTCCAATCTTAACTTTGATTTAATAAGTCAAGCTATCATGGCTTGGAGGAAGAAAAGATCCAGAGAAACAATAGATAAACAGCAATGTAGCACAAGAAGACAAGCATTGTTCGACAGGATAAGCAACATGTTAAAATCTTTGAAAGGTGAAAGCAATGAAGACTGCAGCAAAcgtagagaaaaaaagaaagtaagatTTCAAGAGGATGTCGTCGAGTCTTCCCTCCGTAAATTACGTAAGAGAGAGCATGACCTGTTACAGCGGCTGGGGAGTATTGTTTCAGGGTTCACAGCAGAAGACGAAGAATTCGATTACTTATTAAGAACAGCAGAGGTCTATCTCTACTAA
- the LOC131773521 gene encoding adhesion G-protein coupled receptor D1-like — translation MNITNASSLQEAIAVLEIFITKARNRAPITDEIETRRRSTFKVTIAFEEFALKYSKLHLTGTRSPQVIDSQTMVLGIHKAYHQNASDFYFKDEESQGNINVSSANFAKSVSLVVGIVYKDLHELLDTNQTIRNEAGEATRYLNSRIMAVAMDPKPNKLEANVMLKFRNLKVDEREKTCVFWRGFSKSSEGFSGRGCHVVASQSNTEETVCSCNHLTNFAVLLDYNGIPGLTVEDETIHEIITHVGLSLSIFGILLTIILYSYLTDVWQPLTQIRLSLSLSLGVGQIVFLAGINATENTALCVLIAAFLQYFLLAAFCWMLVEEIYIFLFVVKVYNISTKMHMYHFISWGLPIIMVSISISIAAGKDGMKSYISETYCWLSSRNNLIWIFVTFVAIIEVLNILILVRIIKEMSTLTQPTGEDNHLQQIRLGIKTCAVMIPLLGVTWLFGLLLSSHKAVAYLFTIFSSTQGILIFVLHCVRNSQIREQLKRKMNIIFPSAVDHGNSAKKSSQVNPRDASEVRAVEMQSFKE, via the exons ATGAATATCACCAACGCCAGTTCCTTACAG GAAGCCATAGCGGTTTTGGAAATATTCATCACAAAAGCTCGTAACCGCGCCCCTATAACAGATGAGATTGAGACAAGAAGAAGATCCACTTTTAAAGTGACTATCGCCTTTGAAGAATTTGCTCTTAAATACAGCAAGCTCCACCTGACTGGAACAAGGTCCCCACAAGTGATCGACAGCCAGACAATGG TGCTGGGTATTCATAAAGCCTACCACCAAAATGCAAGTGACTTCTACTTTAAGGATGAAGAATCGCAAGGAAACATAAATGTTTCGTCTGCAAATTTTGCGAAATCCG tttcactGGTTGTTGGGATTGTGTATAAGGATCTCCACGAACTACTGGACACAAATCAAACCATCAGAAATGAAGCAGGCGAAGCCACAAG gtaTTTGAACTCCAGGATAATGGCCGTGGCTATGGAtccaaaaccaaacaaactggAAGCGAATGTCATGCTAAAGTTCAGAAACCTGAAG GttgatgaaagagaaaagacatGTGTATTTTGGAGGGGCTTTAGCAAAAG CTCAGAAGGATTTTCAGGGAGAGGATGCCATGTGGTTGCATCGCAAAGCAACACAGAAGAAACAGTGTGCAGCTGCAATCATCTGACTAATTTTGCTGTCTTACTTGACTACAACGGTATCCCAGGG CTCACTGTGGAAGACGAAACTATTCATGAAATTATCACCCACGTGGGATTAAGCCTTTCCATCTTCGGAATTCTTTTGACAATTATTCTATATTCCTACCTCAC AGACGTATGGCAACCTCTGACTCAAATACGACTGAGTCTTTCTTTGTCCCTCGGAGTTGGACAAATAGTCTTTCTCGCCGGCATAAACGCTACAGAAAATACC GCTCTCTGTGTCCTAATAGCAGCTTTCTTGCAGTACTTCCTACTGGCAgctttctgttggatgctgGTGGAGGAAATTTATATCTTCCTATTTGTTGTGAAAGTTTATAACATCAGCACCAAGATGCATATGTATCACTTCATATCATGGG GCTTGCCCATCATCATGGTTAGCATTTCAATAAGCATCGCTGCTGGAAAAGATGGAATGAAAAGCTATATCAGTGAAACATA TTGCTGGCTGTCCTCGAGAAACAACCTGATCTGGATCTTCGTCACATTTGTAGCTATCATTGAAGTT ctcaacattttgatactcGTCCGAATAATAAAGGAGATGAGCACATTAACACAACCCACGGGGGAAGATAACCATTTACAGCAGA TCAGACTTGGCATTAAAACATGCGCGGTGATGATTCCACTGCTGGGTGTCACATGGCTTTTTGGTCTTTTGCTATCATCACACAAAGCTGTCGCCTACCTTTTCACCATTTTCAGCTCTACTCAG GGAATCCTGATTTTCGTTCTTCATTGTGTGCGGAACAGCCAG ATTAGAGAGCAATTAAAAAGGAAGATGAACATCATTTTCCCATCTGCTGTAGATCATGGAAACTCTGCGAAGAAGAGCTCTCAAGTTAATCCAAGAGATGCCAGCGAAGTGAGGGCAGTAGAAATGCAATCCTTCAAAGAATAG